Below is a genomic region from Nitrospira lenta.
CCCCCGACCACACCCGCCAGATGAAGGATTTGTCCTGGCCGAATATCTTTCAGCAGCCGTTGCGCCACGCTACGGTCGCGAAGGTCTCCGTCTGTACGGGATAGGAAGATCGCGTCAGGCCGAAGTTTCCGGATCGCCGATCCCAGCAGTCCGGTTCCACCGGTCACCAGTAGCGGACCTGTCATGCGGCCTCCAGGACGACCTGCGAAATCGCGGCGACATCGTCCGATGTCAGCGCTGCGTGATTGGGCAGAAAAAATCCGCAGTGGTGAATGCGATCGGCCACCGGGAAACTCGTGCTGCCATACCGGTTTGCCCAGAATGGATGGAGCCCCAGGTTGCCGGCAGAGAAAATGCGGGTTTCAATCCCACGCGCCACGAGTGCCTGAACGATCCGCTGGCGCTGTTGGCGCGATTCCGCTAACAAGCCGACCGAAATGCTGGCAACTTGGCTGTTCTTCGGGGGACGTTGAACATAGAAGCTGGAACTCAGGCGATCCAGATACCGTGCATGATTTGCCCGGCGCTGTTCCGTCATCCAATCCAGCTTCTCCACTTGCCCAATTCCAATGAAGGCATTCAGATCGGTCGATCGGAGATTAAAGCCCGGTTCGTAGAAGACGAAGGGAGAGTGGAAGTCATCGATCTGGTGTTGAGTGACCAGTGCACGATGGGTCGCGGTATCCAGATCCTTGCTCCAGCCGTGGCTCCGGAGCATCAGCAGGAGATCCGCGAGGCCTTTGTCGTTCGTGGAGACCATGCCGCCTTCGATCGTCGACATCTGATGGCCGAAATAGAAGGAGAAGCTGGCCATATCTCCGAATGAGCCGACTTTGCGCCCTTCATAGCTCGCCCCGATTGCGGCGCACGCGTCTTCCAATAAGATGAATCCATAGCGCTCTTTCAGGGCCATCATCTCCCGCATCTTATGCGGGACGCCCAAGACCTGAACGAGCATGACCGTCTGAGGTTGATGCTGCTTCACGAGCGCTTCGAGGTGATTCAGATCCAGCCCGAATGTATCCGGGTCGGCTTCACACATGATGGGTTCAAAGCCGAATTGAATGGCCGGCGCGATCGACGTCACCCAGCCCACACTCGGCACAATGACTTTCTTATTCTTCAGGCGTCCGGACGCCTGAAGCGCGTAATACATCAGCAAGTTGGCCGACGATCCGGAATTGCAAAAGACGGAGTGGGAAGCTCCCAGCCAGTGTGACCAGCGCGATTCGAAATCGACGGTGATCGGGCCTTTCGTCAAGCGAGGATAGGTCTGCAACCATTCCACCAATCGATTGATGTCCTGGCGATCGATCGTGTCATAGGCAAGACACCATCGCGGGTTCATTGTCTGCTGTACTGAATCACGGCCTTCCATGGCGTACTCTCCTTGAGCGTAGTCTCGATGGCCTGAGTCCGGCGGAAGAGGCTAGTACAAGTTATGTGCCATTGATTCCGGCTTGGAATTCGACAAATTATGGAGAAACAGCGGAAAGATGCGTGATTCACCCGGCAGAATGTGCCGCGGAAGGAGGAAAGAAACGACAGGAGAAGAGACTCGAGGAGGACGCGTGAGCGGCCAGGCTATTGGGGTGGAAACGAATCGGTTGCTTTCTGCGCGGTCCACTGTTCGATGGCCTGATGAACGGAGCCGCCCCATCCGCGGTATTCGATATATTCCATGTCCTGAAAACGAAAGGCGATGCCGAGTATGCAGCCGGCCTCCGTGGCCTCGGAACTTTTGACAAGACCCGTCAAATTTGTGACGTGACCGAGCCCGGCCAGTTCGAATTCCAGCCGTAGGGAGGTTCCTGCCCGAAGCCAGGCCGGCGCCTGCGGAACGATCACGCTACAGCCGCCGATGCTCAGATTTTGAAGCAGCCCGCCGACGATCGCCGTGACGCTGTCCATCCGTGCAAGCACAATGGGCTCACAGGAAGATACGCGAGCATGTTTGCGCAAGTGCATTTCTTCCACGGTTTGGGGAAATGCAAGAAAGAGGAGCGGCACCGGCGCACTCAACCTGTCGCGAATTTCAGTTCGATACCCGACCAGCTTTCCGTCATGGAGATAGCTGACCGTACAGGGCGTTCCTTGCGGAATCTCCGTCCCATGGCCAGCTTGCAACGGCCATTCACAGACCAGCCAGGCATGGTCTTTCCACCCCAGAAGCGTTGATCCATACATCCCCTTCTGCCCGTTGAGGGTGAAGGAGAGTTTGAGGGAAAGGCCGACCGTGAGGAAGGATGCCGGCGTCGCCTGTAGTGTGGTCACTGCATTCATGACGGCTCCTGATCGAGGTAGACGGTGGGATTGATACCGGTGCTGGTGGGATCGGTGACTGCGACAATAGATCGGCGGGGCGCCCCGTCCGTGTGAGCAAGATCAACCGTTTCAGGATACGACATCATCGTATTGCCGGCGCTTTTGACCACAATGACCACCGGCTCAAGCGGCGTGTTCCGATTGATCCGGCCGACCACTGCGATCTCTCCAGTATTGAGTCGGACGACTGAGCCGACGGGATAGACGCCGACGATCTGGATAAATCGTTGGACGAGGGTGTGTTCAAGATGACCTTTTTGGGAGATGAGATAGAGGAATTGCAGCGCTTCATGCGCCGGTTTGGCTTTGTGGTAGCAGCGTTCGCTCGTGATGGCATCGTAAATGTCTACGACGGCGGCGATCATCCCGAACTGGCTGAGCTCGCCTTTGCGCAGTTGATAGGGGTAGCCAGTCCCGTCCACGCGTTCGTGATGTTCCAGCGCCGGTTTCAGGTAGTGGTCCGTCAACCCCGTCGTGCCTGACAGAACTTCAGCGCCCCGCATCACATGCTGCTTCATGATCTCAAATTCATGCGCTTCGTATTTGCCCGGCTTATTCAAAATCTCCAATGGGACTTTGGTCTTCCCGATATCATGGAGCAAGGTGCCGACCCCGAGTTGATGCAAGCGTGTTTCGTCGATGCCCAGATTGCGCCCAAGCGATAAGGCCAGCAGCGAGGTGTTGACGGAGTGAAAGAACGTGTACTCGTCAAAGTGCTTTAACCGCGAGAGGCTCGTGAGGGCATCGGGATTGCGGAGAACGCTGTCGGCCATCTCCGAGACCACCTGATTGACCGCATCCATGTTGATGTCGCGGCCCATGCGAACGTCGAGCATCGCTTCTTCGATGACAGTCTTCGCTGCGGCGTAGACGACCTTGGCGGCCGGTAGTTCTTCTTCGAATGGAATCGCGGTGCCGTCAGGATTCGCGGGGGGAGCCGGAGCGGGATCACTAGCGGTCACAGGCTCTTGTACCTTCTCTTCCGGTGCCGGAGCGTCCGCTTCAAGCTCTCCTGCAATGTCGAGGGTTTCCACTCCGCAGGCCTTGAGCTGCTCTACCTGCTCCATCGATGTCACCGCCATGCGGTGCCGGAAAAACGGCGTCGAAAACCAGGAGCAATCGAGTTTCTCGATGCGCATGCCGGGACGAAGCTGGGAGATGTGAATGCGTGTCGCCATGAGTAACAGCTACCGATATCCGGTCACAGTGCATGCAGATTCATGCGTGTATCTGTATCGGAAAGAACACAGAAAGTCTTGAGAGGGATTGCCGGGCATCGCGCAGGGAACTCTAAACCGTCTTCGCCAGGAATGACGCATCTCTAGGCCGTAAAGATCGTTCCTCTGGGAACCGATAGGACATGTGGGATCCTCTCGAAGCGGACATGCGGGCTTTGAGCGTGGCAACTGGGGAGATAGGAATTCATGAGCGGGACAAAGCAGATATCCATTGATCAACTCATACCGGGGATGTTCATCGTCGAGATGGATATTCCTTGGTATCGCACACCCTTCCTCTTCCATAAACGCCTGATTCGTGACCACGAAACAATCGGTGTAATGAAACAGCATGGCGTCCAACACGTCACCATTGATACGACCAAAGGACTGGATGTGCAGGCGCAGGCACCCACGCCCTCCCCTCTGCCGGAGACATCAGCCGATGCGGAGCATGCCAGCCCTCCTGACAATACGCCATCGGAAGACTCCAGCTCAGTCCCTCCGGACGGCAGTGCGCTGCAGATTGCCGCCGTGTATGGGGAAGCACAAGAAGCCGTGGAACGCATCTTTGCCGATTTGGAACGCGGCGTTCCGCCGACTCCAGCTGCGACCAAGGTCATTGTGGGAGGGGTGATCAGCCAGGTCATGCAGGACCGCAGCGCCCTGTTGTTGCACAGTACCTTTCTCAAACTGAAACAGTTCGATCGTTCGCTGGGCGCCCATGCGCTGGATACGGCTATTTTATCGCTGGTCGTGGCAGTCGAGAGCGGCGTCGATCGGGCTCTCTATGAGCACTTGGGGACGGGAGCGCTCTTGCATGATGCCGGATACGTCCGCCTCCCCCGCAATCTGGTTCGTAAGCGAGATGAGTGCACTGAGTCGGAACAGCGGCTCTTGGAGCAGCACACCCAATTGGGCCTCCTTGTGCTCGGAGAGCGATCCGGCTTTCACCAGGAGGTGTGCCGCATTCTTGCAGAGCATCACGAGCGTTGCGATGGAAGCGGCTATCCGCGGAAGATGAAAGCCGCAGACATCTCGGCCCTGGCCCAAATCGTCGGGATAGTCGATCTCTATGACAAGATGGTCAGCCGTCGCGGCGGCCGGCCGGCGATGATCCCTCACGATGCGGTCCGCCAATTGTTTCTGGTCGGGGAACGCGGACAGTATCCCAAACCCTTAGTTGAGGCGGTGATTCGAAGTATCGGCGTATATCCGGTCGGAAGCCTCGTGCGTTTGAATACCGGCGAGCAAGCGGTGGTCGTTGGAGTGAATCCGGAACAGCGATTGAAACCGCAAGTGAAGATTACCGGCGGGCCGCACGGAGAGTTCTACTCCAATCCCGAACAAATCGACCTGTCTCTCCCTTCGCAGGATAAGGTCTCGCGGACGGTCTTGCGCGTGCTGGACCCTGCCCAGGAGCGCGTCAATATTGCCATGTACCTGGGTGATGTCGCGGAGCGGGCGGCCTAATGAAGCCACTTCCCCAACGGCGGCGGCCGGCGTCGACTCGGCCGACCAAGAAGAGGTCACTGCAGTCATACGAAGGGCTTTTGGACGGACTGCCGATCGGCGTCATCCTGGTGAGCCCGGATGGGGACATCTCGGCCATGAATGCCGAAGGCGCTCGTTTGTGCGGCGGAGTTGCCGCAGCTCCGATCGGGGCTTCATTTCCTGAATTGTGGGAGCGGTTGACGGGGCTGAGTGCCGGCGCCACCAAAGCTCTCCTTCAGGGGGTCCATCGCGAGAAACAACCCCGGCAGCCGGCTCAGGTGTCCATACGGCAAGGCCGAGGCCCTGCGATTCCTGTCGAGTGGACGTGTCAGCCGGTCAGTTTTGATCAACACACCGGAGTCTCCATTAGTCTTCACGATACCTCGCGAGAGCAGGAACTCACGCACGATCGCAATCGGCTCGCTTCCATTGCCGACGAGAGTCCCTACCCGATTCTTGAGCTCGACGGTCAGGCCAGCCTGATCTATGCCAATCCGGTGATGAGCGCCCTGTTGACGCGATTCGGCTATGGACCTGACGGATTCCCTCACGTCGTGCCGCAGGGCTTGCCGGATCTGGTGCGGCGCTGTTTGGATTCGAATGCGCCCATCCAGGAGATCGCCTCCCGCCTCCCCGACGCCTGTTATGCCTGGGTCTTTTGTCCTGTGAAGACGGATCGCCATGTCCGCGGGTATGCCGTGGACTTGACGGAAGCACAGCGCGCCAAAGAGGCGCTCCACGCCTCGGCTGAGGAATTGATCGCGCAAAACCTGCGATTGGATCGGGCTCTGCAAGAAGCGCAGGCCGCCACGAAAATCAAAGCGGCGTTCCTCGCCACCGTCAGTCACGAATTACGCACCCCCATGAATGGGGTCATTGGAATGACCAACTTGTTACTGGATACCACGCTGGCTCCGGAACAGCGTTCGTATGCCGAGACCATTCGTCAGTGCGGGGAAGCACTGCTGCAATTGATCAACGATGTCCTGGAGTGCAGCAAGATCGAAGCGGGTAAGCTCGAGTTGGAATCGATCGACTTCAATCTTCGCACGACGGTGGAAGATGTGCTCAAATCGTTCGCTGAGCGGGCCGAGGCCAAGGGGTTGGAGCTGACCTGCCTCATACATGCGGCCGTGCCGACCGGATTGCGAGGCGATCCAGGCCGGCTCCGCCAGGTCCTGACCAATCTTCTCGGCAATGCGATTAAGTTTACCGAGCATGGCGATGTCACCCTCCAGGTGTATCTCGAAGAGGAGACCGAGGGGGATGCCCTGCTCCGATTTGACGTGACGGACAGCGGCATCGGGATCAGCGAAGACACGCAACGCAAGTTGTTTCAACCCTTTGTCCAAGCCGATTCGTCTATGAGCCGGCGATATGGAGGAACGGGACTGGGCTTGTCGATCTCCAAGCAGTTGATTGAATTGATGGGTGGGCAGATCGGCGTAAAAAGCGCGCCGGAGCGCGGCAGCACCTTCTGGTGTACGGCCCGTTTCCCGAAGCAGTCCTCGTCGGTCTTGGCGATTCTTCCCCTGGCGGACCTGCAAGGTCACCGCGTCCTTATCGTGGATGACAATGAATCCAACCGGCTCATCTTGCATCATCTAGTCTCCGGCTGGGGCATGCAGGATGTGTTGGCGGAGGACGCGGCCAGCGCCCTGGCGCGGATCGAGGACGCGGCTCAGCGCGGCACCCCATTCGATTGCGCCATTGTGGATATCGTGATGCCGGGTAAAGACGGGCTTCAATTAGCGGCTGAACTTCAGCGATTGCCCAGCGCCGCCACGCTGCGGATTGTCGTCATGACCTCGCTCTTGCAACGGGGGCATGCCGAGCGCGCGCGTAAGGTCGGGGCGAAGGGCTATCTCACGAAACCCGTCCGGCATGATGAATTGCGGGATTGTCTGCGCACGGTGCTCGGGATGGCCCCCGCGTCCGCTGAGACGCCCCAGGCCGATGAGGCCGTGCCTCGGTTAGTCACGCGGCATACGCTGGCGGAGCTTTCCACGCGCCGACGGGTCCTAGTCGTTGAAGACAACAGCGTCAATCAAAAGCTCGCTGTGCGAATGCTGGAGAAGCTCGGCTACCGTCCCGATCTGGTCGAGAACGGGCAAGAAGCATTAACGGCGCTCGACGCGGGAGGGTATGACGCCGTCCTCATGGATTGCCAGATGCCGATCATGGATGGATTCGAGGCGACTGCGGCAATTCGCCGGCAGGAAGCAGCCGGTAAACGCTATAGCAGCGCCGGTCATTTGCCGATCATCGCCGTGACGGCCAATGCGATGCAAGGCGATCGTGAGCGGTGCCTGGCCTCCGGCATGGATGCCTATCTTGCGAAACCGATCAAGCTGGAAGATCTGCGTGTGACACTGGCGCGATGGATCCAGTCTCCGGCCTCAGCTGAGTCGGATAAGAACGCGGTACAGAGCGCCGGTCCGCTGTCTGAAGGACGGGCCATCTTTGATCCCTCTCAAATGCTCCAGAATATTGGAGGCGATCAGGATCTCTTGCTCCAACTTGTGGATCTCTTCCTTGAACGTCAGGCCGACATGATGAGCCAGATCCGGCAAGCGCTGTCTCTTGGGGATGCCGTGACGGTCGAGCGTGCGGCTCACACACTCAAAGGCACCGCCGGCAATCTCTGCGCTCCGGAAGTGGTATTGGCCGCCGGGCGGTTAGAAGCCGTCGGCCGGCTAGGGACACTGCATGATGCTCCCGCCGTCTATGCGCACCTCGAAATGGAAATGCTGCGACTGTTGCGTGTGCTCGAAGAGTACCGTGGCCGGAGCGGAGGCCTCGCGCAGGCCGCGGCCTGAGGCTTCCTCGAAGTCTCGTGTGTCCCCTATCAGAATGCAGTCGGACAGACAGAATGCAGTCAGACGGAACAGACGGCCGAGGCAGCCGGCTTAGTAGAGGCGCCCGTCTCAGTGGAGGGCTTGTGTGAGAACAGCGGGAAGCGAGTGGGATAGCTGTCGGAGAGGATCAGTTGTTTACAAAGCTTGGTGCGCGGGTTCATCAGCAGCGGCCCACGCAGATTTGCCGTGATGCCGGTCGGGTCGTTGGATGGAATGGTGAGCAGCACGGACAGGATCAATTCGTCGTCATCCTTGCCGTCCACCTCAACGAGCGCTTCATGGGGAAGCTGGACATCATAGCCAGAATGGAATGTGGCCGGGTCGAGAATCACAAAGGCCAAGCCCGGTTCGTCCAGTGACTGTAACCATTTGAACGGCGCGTCCGTATCGTGATCGAGAATGACGTAGCGGCGGCAGTCGGGAAATCCAAGAATGCCGTTCGGAAACGTCAGAACGGCGTCTGGGCGAACGTCACAGGTACCGAAACGGGTCGAACGACATTGCATCATGCATCCTTATGGCGCGCTCCGTCGTTTCGACGGTGCGAGGTGTCGAAAGGCGTCGAGTGGAATGACTTGCGTTCGTGACGCCAAGTGATTCTCGTCTTGAATCCGCGCATAGACTTCATCGCGATGCACCTCAATGGTGTGTGGCGCTTCAATGCCCAGGCGAACCTGGCCGCCTTTCATTCCGAGGACAATGACCCGGATATCCGGACCGATGGTCACACCTTCACCGCGTCTTCGTGTCAGGACCAGCATGAATGCCTTCCATGGCTGTTAAACCGATGCCCCCTACGAGTGTATCGGTTATTCTGCTGAAACCTTAAGCGCCCGTCCCTATCTATGAAAGATATTTCAAGAGGGAATTGCCGAACAGTTGATTCAGCGTACGACTCGCGGCTTCGATCGCGTATTGCTGCAAGGTTAAATCGGAAATCGCTTTGGCCAGATCCACGTCCTCAGTTTCCGACAGAGTTTGCGTAAAGAAGGTTTTAAATTCATCCAGACGGCCGGCGCTGCCGGTCAACCGATTGGAGAGGGCTCCGACTTCTCCCAGGACGGCGCCGGCTTGGCTGAGTCCAGTGCCGACATCTCCGATCGTGTCGCGAATGCCCCCGCGGTAGTTGGTCCTGAGCGAGGTCACGAGGGTCTTGATCGAATCAAATAGGTCGATATTGGGGCCGCTAAACACGCGATCTCCGGAGACGTTCGTCGGCACCACTTGATTGTTGCCGACCTCTACCTGATGAACGCCGGCATCGCCTTGATATTGTAACCCTGTCACCACGGCAAACCGGTCGCCCGTCGCCGGAGCGCCGCTGCCCGTGGAGAGTTGCAGCCGAAGTCCGTCGAAACTGATATCGCTCCCGGTGCTGTAGGTTTGATTGGCCAGCACCGTGCGCGGAGCGAGGCTCACCGCAAAGGCATCACCGCTTTGCGGTCCGCCGCGATCGCCGTTATTGAGGACGACCCGGAGCCCGTCAAACTCAATGGCGTTGCCGGACACGTAGGTGTTTCCAGAAGACACCGTGGCGCTCGTCGTGGTGTTCACGACGTTATATTGCGTACTCGACGTGAACTGGATTGCATAGGCATTGAGGGTCAGATTGGCCGGTCCAATAATCGCGGCATCAGCCGAGAAGGCCCCGCCGGTATTGGCGCCGTTCTTCGTGACATTCACAGGCACCGTCACATCAAAGACATCGTACTGCGTTGCCGATGAAAACCGGATCACGTAATCGTCCAGGGTGACAAGATTGTCGTCAACGACGGTCCCCTGGTTGACCACTGCGCCGCCGGTGTTGGTCGATCCCGGGCTGGTGGTGGCCGTGAGGGCAAAGGGCTTATCTCCGGTGGTCCGGCTCCCCCCTACCAGTCCCAATGTGGCGCGAGAGGTGCCTCCGGTCACCGTGACGGTTGAATCCGACCCATGCAAATCGGACGCAATGACAAGATGATCCGTGTCGAACGTGACGGTCACATGTTTGCCGGCTGCGGTGAGTGCGGTATCGGCGTTGATCTGAGTCTGCACCCGCGCGGCAAGCTGTGCGCCGGTCAAACTTCCGGTCGCCGCGGTCAGATCGATCGTGCCGGAGGTCACTCCATCGACTGAGACGACGAGACTATCATTGGTGCCGTTGGTCAGCGTGACCGGTGTGGTAATCGCAAGCCCCGTCGTCCGGCCGTGGGTGCTGGTGCCGGTAAAGACGGCCTGTCCATTCAACTCGGCATTGGCATATTGTTGGACCAGCGAATAGAGTTGGCGGACTTCGCGGGATCCGATGACGCGTTCAGCCGGACCGTTCGTATCGCTGGCGAACTGGACGGCGAGCTCTTGCACGCGGCTGAGGGTATCCGTCGTGCTGTTGAGGAGCTTGTCGCTCAGATCGAGGCGAGTCCTGCCGAAGGAAATATTGCGCAAGCGTTGCTCGATCGAGGCGACCGATGCTTTATCGAGGCTGATATGGTTGAAGGCGCTGGGATCGTCGGACGGCTTGCGGACTTTCTTCCCCGTTGAGACCTGCTGTTGCAGGTCCAGGGAGCGCGCGCGGGACCGTTCCAGGTTGTGGACCAATACGCCGAAGGTTTGTTGCTCAGTGACGCGCATAGCGACTCATCCCTTCTAACGTTTGAGGGACAATAAGGTGTCGAACATCTCGTCGGTCACACGGACCAAGCGCGCGGCTGCCTCGAATCCCCGCTGAAACTTCACCAGATTGACGAGCTCTTCATCGATCGAGACGCCTGAGACCTGCGCGCGGAACGTATCGATTTGATCGCGGAGGATTTGCTGCGCCGTTTGCTCGCGATCGGCCGTTTGAGCAGAGACCCCGAGATTGGCCGCGGTGCTGCGATAGGCGTCATGCAACGTCGTGTTATTCAGACTGGCAAACTGTTGGTGCTGAAGGGCGACCAGTTGGAGCAACGTAGCATTGTTGCCGGGAATGCCCGCGCGCGTGGAGGATGCGGCAACCGCGGCCGGGTTCGTGAGGGCGACGGCAAGGTTGCCGGCGCTGTCACGATAGGAGTTCACTCGAAACACGTCATTCGCCGCAGGGGTGCCGGACAGTGTGACGCTGATGCCGTCGAAAATAAGCGTGGAGGGATCGCTATAGGTGCCGGAGGCTGCGGTGCTGGTTCCACCCAGCAGGCCCAGGCTGGTTCTGGCGTTGCCGCCGGTTACATTGACCGCCGAAGACGTACCGGTCCCGTTGGATGTCAGGACGACCCGGTTGGTGGCCGTGTCGAATGTGGCCGATACGGTCAGCCCCGCAGTTTGCAGTGTCGTATCAGCATTGATCTTCGCCTGAATTTCCTGAGCCAACGCCGCGCCGGAGGTATAGGACTGCCCTGGTGACGCGGCTCCTGTCAGTGTAATCGTCCCGGACGTGACCCCGTCGACTGAGACGGTCAGTGTATCGTTGGTTCCGGTGACAATCGAGAGTGGCGCGGCACTCGACGGAGCCGCGATGGCGGTGCCGGTATAATTGCCTCGAATGGTCGCCCCTGTGGTGGTATTCACAATCGAGTAGGCCGTCGCGGAGTTGAATTGCACTTCGTAGTCGTGAAAGGTCAGCAAGCTATTGGCGGTCACGGCTCCGCTGCCGATCGCCGCCGTTCCCTGATTGGCGGAACCCGCTTGAGTGGTGACGGCGGGGGGCGTAAAAAAGTCTCGTCCCGTGGACCCGTCAAGGCCATAGCCTTGACGATGAATCAGGTTGACCGCATTTGAAAGCGTCGCGCCAATCCGGTCGAATTGATCTTGCAGCCCTTGAACCGTGGTGTCGCGCAGATCCAGCAAAGCGCGCAGCCGTCCGCTGGTAATTTGCCGGTCAAGACTGACGGTTCTAGTTCCGCCTGTCGAATACCCGACGTCGAAGAGTCCTTCATTGTCTGCCGACGCCACTGCGGCGAGGTCGCGATGCGTATCGCCTTCCACGACGACCTGTCCGCGAGCGGCAAAGACGGTCAACCCGCCGGTGCCGCTTTCAATGCTGGTGATATCGATGCGCTGGCCCAATTCATTGAGCGCCAGTTGGCGCTGGTCTCTCAAGTCGTTGGCATTCTGCCCAGTCACTTCCGCCGTGATGATTTTTCCGTTTAGCTCGGCCAACTGCGTCGTGAGGCTGTTGATCTCGGTAATGGTTTGGGAGACCTGAAAATTCAATGAAGAGCGGGCGTTGGTGAGATCCGATGAGGCTTGGTTAAGACTCGATGCCAGCTGCGTCGCCTTTCCCAATAAGACCGACCGTGCCGTCGATTCGCCCGGCGACGTCGAGACATCCTGCAATCCCTGGAAGAATTCACTGAGGGAGGCCCCGATACCCTGATCGTTACTATCGCCGAATATATTCTGCAGGCGAAAGAGCTCGTCACGGGACACGGAGAGCCGCCCGAGGGTTTGGTCGGAGACCGTCAGCTGTTGCTCGATGAAGCGATCGACATGACGCCGGATCGAGGTGGCTTGCACGCCGGTTCCCGTCATGCCGGGTTGGCCGTTAATAGGCGGCCGCTCAGTCAACACGGCTTCCTGTCGTGAATAGCCGGGAGTATTGACGTTGGATATATTGTGCCCGC
It encodes:
- a CDS encoding flagellin, coding for MRVTEQQTFGVLVHNLERSRARSLDLQQQVSTGKKVRKPSDDPSAFNHISLDKASVASIEQRLRNISFGRTRLDLSDKLLNSTTDTLSRVQELAVQFASDTNGPAERVIGSREVRQLYSLVQQYANAELNGQAVFTGTSTHGRTTGLAITTPVTLTNGTNDSLVVSVDGVTSGTIDLTAATGSLTGAQLAARVQTQINADTALTAAGKHVTVTFDTDHLVIASDLHGSDSTVTVTGGTSRATLGLVGGSRTTGDKPFALTATTSPGSTNTGGAVVNQGTVVDDNLVTLDDYVIRFSSATQYDVFDVTVPVNVTKNGANTGGAFSADAAIIGPANLTLNAYAIQFTSSTQYNVVNTTTSATVSSGNTYVSGNAIEFDGLRVVLNNGDRGGPQSGDAFAVSLAPRTVLANQTYSTGSDISFDGLRLQLSTGSGAPATGDRFAVVTGLQYQGDAGVHQVEVGNNQVVPTNVSGDRVFSGPNIDLFDSIKTLVTSLRTNYRGGIRDTIGDVGTGLSQAGAVLGEVGALSNRLTGSAGRLDEFKTFFTQTLSETEDVDLAKAISDLTLQQYAIEAASRTLNQLFGNSLLKYLS
- the flgK gene encoding flagellar hook-associated protein FlgK, which codes for MVGLNSLFDIARTALNTAQQALTVSGHNISNVNTPGYSRQEAVLTERPPINGQPGMTGTGVQATSIRRHVDRFIEQQLTVSDQTLGRLSVSRDELFRLQNIFGDSNDQGIGASLSEFFQGLQDVSTSPGESTARSVLLGKATQLASSLNQASSDLTNARSSLNFQVSQTITEINSLTTQLAELNGKIITAEVTGQNANDLRDQRQLALNELGQRIDITSIESGTGGLTVFAARGQVVVEGDTHRDLAAVASADNEGLFDVGYSTGGTRTVSLDRQITSGRLRALLDLRDTTVQGLQDQFDRIGATLSNAVNLIHRQGYGLDGSTGRDFFTPPAVTTQAGSANQGTAAIGSGAVTANSLLTFHDYEVQFNSATAYSIVNTTTGATIRGNYTGTAIAAPSSAAPLSIVTGTNDTLTVSVDGVTSGTITLTGAASPGQSYTSGAALAQEIQAKINADTTLQTAGLTVSATFDTATNRVVLTSNGTGTSSAVNVTGGNARTSLGLLGGTSTAASGTYSDPSTLIFDGISVTLSGTPAANDVFRVNSYRDSAGNLAVALTNPAAVAASSTRAGIPGNNATLLQLVALQHQQFASLNNTTLHDAYRSTAANLGVSAQTADREQTAQQILRDQIDTFRAQVSGVSIDEELVNLVKFQRGFEAAARLVRVTDEMFDTLLSLKR